The following are encoded together in the Deinococcus yavapaiensis KR-236 genome:
- a CDS encoding M15 family metallopeptidase gives MKLQLSTAERKGLMAAIAVRPPSTTAGLESTFGRFRYRDLPGGQIEITDQAWVTRNIVEVDVARELPGWPVNSTTGRPQGKLYVHRLIKLPLLLAWRHVRLNGFDDELRTYDGLWVPRHILHDRRNPLSVHSWGAAIDLDARWNGYGVKPVISQNVVRIFEMFGFAWGGRWHGNPPAAYYSAADGMHVEFCDLAPYLKPRVWQDSAIRGGV, from the coding sequence ATGAAATTGCAATTGAGCACGGCGGAGCGTAAGGGCCTCATGGCGGCGATCGCGGTGAGACCACCAAGTACCACGGCTGGGTTGGAGAGTACCTTCGGTCGCTTCCGATACCGGGATTTACCGGGCGGGCAGATCGAGATCACGGATCAAGCGTGGGTGACGCGGAACATCGTCGAGGTGGATGTCGCGCGGGAGCTGCCAGGCTGGCCGGTGAACTCCACGACGGGCAGACCGCAGGGGAAGTTGTACGTGCATCGCTTGATCAAGTTGCCGTTGCTGCTCGCGTGGCGGCACGTTCGCCTCAACGGCTTCGACGACGAGTTGCGCACGTACGACGGGCTGTGGGTGCCGCGGCACATCCTGCATGACCGTCGTAACCCGTTGAGCGTGCACAGTTGGGGCGCTGCGATCGACCTGGACGCACGGTGGAACGGGTACGGCGTGAAGCCGGTGATCAGTCAGAACGTCGTGCGGATCTTCGAGATGTTCGGCTTCGCGTGGGGTGGTCGTTGGCATGGGAACCCCCCTGCGGCGTATTACAGCGCTGCGGATGGCATGCACGTGGAATTTTGCGATCTCGCGCCGTACTTGAAGCCTCGAGTGTGGCAGGACTCGGCGATCAGGGGGGGCGTATGA
- a CDS encoding terminase small subunit produces the protein MTRTAQKATSKGRATPRSKLTAQDREEKFALAYHAKPDATRAAITAGYKETSASSQGSRLLKKRKVQDRLRELATQAEQAGVATAHERQRFWTSVMRGEVLDHDLFFGEVKPRPASLKDRLKAAELLGKAHGDFIDRIEHSGELDVISIEILPPIGHDGE, from the coding sequence ATGACGCGCACGGCGCAGAAGGCGACGTCCAAGGGACGCGCCACCCCACGATCCAAACTCACCGCGCAAGACCGCGAAGAGAAATTCGCGCTCGCCTACCACGCCAAGCCCGACGCGACACGCGCCGCCATCACCGCCGGGTACAAAGAAACGAGCGCTTCCTCGCAAGGGTCACGCTTGTTGAAAAAACGCAAGGTGCAAGACCGCCTTCGTGAACTCGCCACGCAAGCCGAACAAGCTGGAGTCGCCACGGCGCACGAACGCCAACGCTTCTGGACGTCCGTCATGCGCGGCGAAGTGCTAGACCACGACCTCTTCTTCGGAGAGGTGAAGCCACGCCCGGCCAGCTTGAAGGATCGCCTCAAGGCCGCCGAGCTGCTCGGCAAAGCGCACGGGGACTTCATCGACCGCATCGAACACAGCGGTGAGCTTGACGTGATCAGCATCGAGATCCTCCCGCCCATCGGTCATGACGGCGAGTGA
- a CDS encoding minor capsid protein, whose translation MRRLIREGVKDRVLNVDELLKLSDPGLAFNDPTDLATKAVSKSRSRMNDYWQGEQKRFRDDVAKTTRDILRRGLDEDQAVRLLMERTNVSRSRATLICQDQMLTSFAEADRQRQLDLGVTEYLWRTRGDNRARRQHTALNGKRRAWSDRVLYPGSEIRCRCRTFRWTRQGQVAVDFRRVPTGSRLGPER comes from the coding sequence ATGCGCCGCCTCATCCGAGAGGGCGTCAAGGACCGCGTGCTGAACGTCGACGAGCTCCTGAAGCTCAGCGATCCCGGCCTGGCGTTCAACGACCCGACCGACCTCGCGACGAAGGCCGTGTCGAAGTCCCGGTCGCGCATGAACGACTACTGGCAAGGGGAGCAGAAGCGATTCCGGGATGACGTCGCCAAGACCACGCGCGACATCCTGCGTCGCGGCCTCGACGAAGACCAAGCCGTGCGGCTGCTGATGGAACGCACGAACGTCAGCCGATCCCGCGCGACGTTGATCTGCCAGGACCAGATGCTCACCAGCTTCGCCGAAGCCGACCGGCAACGACAACTCGACCTCGGCGTCACGGAGTACTTGTGGCGCACCAGGGGAGACAACCGCGCGCGCCGTCAACACACCGCCCTCAACGGGAAGCGTCGAGCGTGGTCCGACCGCGTCCTCTACCCTGGCAGTGAGATCCGCTGCAGGTGCCGTACATTTCGCTGGACAAGGCAAGGTCAAGTTGCCGTTGACTTTCGGCGAGTGCCTACGGGGTCAAGACTTGGTCCTGAACGATGA
- a CDS encoding fibronectin type III domain-containing protein, with protein sequence MTLSGTNNLKINEPSQLTAVAKDASGNVLTGKTFSFTSSNPDVVTVDANGNVTANRLTSDNTPVTITASVDGKTSNQFNVTTYGLEFAVGTFNRSALGMSNTFAHFVKLRLPDGSFPPAGSGLDITGPGDWNGGVPDTGLTINRGTAQSAIGLNTNPATPGIYNASTTIAGQTYTASATLDASSLLPPVTNVQVTNVTASDVTVTWSPAVGAAMYIPFIVDCGTTVNPTPAMCTTTVLATLPTGTSANFTGLSLNPTHTYAVLIRAVNVNTREANPATPPQLKVSQNGVFFRLP encoded by the coding sequence GTGACGTTGTCCGGTACGAACAATTTGAAGATCAACGAGCCTTCGCAACTCACGGCCGTCGCGAAGGACGCTTCAGGAAACGTCCTGACCGGGAAAACCTTCTCCTTCACGTCGAGCAATCCCGATGTCGTGACTGTCGACGCGAATGGCAACGTCACCGCGAATCGGCTGACTTCTGATAACACACCTGTCACGATCACGGCGAGCGTCGATGGCAAAACCAGCAATCAATTCAACGTCACGACGTACGGCCTCGAGTTCGCCGTGGGCACGTTCAACCGTTCCGCGCTGGGGATGAGCAACACCTTCGCGCACTTCGTCAAGCTTCGCCTTCCTGATGGCAGCTTCCCTCCCGCGGGGTCCGGGTTGGACATCACGGGACCTGGAGATTGGAATGGAGGCGTTCCGGATACTGGATTGACGATCAACAGAGGCACCGCTCAGTCCGCGATCGGCTTGAATACCAATCCTGCCACGCCTGGCATTTACAACGCGAGCACGACGATTGCAGGCCAGACCTACACGGCAAGCGCGACGTTGGACGCTTCGTCACTGCTTCCTCCTGTCACGAATGTGCAAGTGACGAATGTTACAGCGAGTGATGTCACTGTTACGTGGTCCCCTGCAGTGGGGGCTGCGATGTACATCCCATTCATTGTTGATTGCGGCACGACGGTGAATCCTACACCGGCCATGTGTACGACGACTGTGCTAGCAACTTTGCCCACCGGGACGAGTGCGAACTTCACGGGATTATCTCTTAACCCGACGCATACGTACGCTGTACTGATTCGGGCGGTGAACGTGAATACCAGGGAAGCCAATCCGGCGACGCCACCGCAGCTGAAGGTATCGCAGAACGGAGTCTTCTTCCGCCTTCCTTGA
- a CDS encoding terminase: MRLFDRQLRLGSYTGSPTKKFTFSEAGSKRTFGDRHDPNTPTQVFFGHAQDADSLESATVKAAWLDEAGQKKFKKASHDAIMRRLAIHRGRVLYTTTPYYIGWLKKELHDRADGTHIDVINFRSVDNPAFSREEYEERRATMPAWKFTMFYDGMFTRPAGLIYDAYDPDTHVVESFPIPENWPCYLGLDFGGVNTAAVKIAHDQDADVYYVYEEYHAGRLTAAGHVNALTAGEPRPFTAYGGAPSEQNWRDEFTQASLTVHQPPVSEVEVGIDRVYALLKTNRLRFFNTLEGLVGNDEHAGDMESYARVLNDEGEPTEAIDEKSTWHRLNALRYICTHLAEPPVEDEPPYSYS, from the coding sequence ATGCGTCTCTTCGACCGGCAACTCCGCCTCGGCAGTTACACCGGCAGCCCCACCAAGAAGTTCACCTTCTCGGAAGCAGGCAGCAAGCGCACGTTCGGCGACCGACACGACCCCAACACGCCCACGCAAGTCTTCTTCGGGCACGCCCAAGACGCCGACAGCCTCGAGTCCGCCACCGTCAAAGCCGCGTGGCTCGACGAAGCCGGCCAGAAGAAGTTCAAGAAAGCAAGCCACGACGCGATCATGCGTCGCCTCGCCATCCACCGAGGACGCGTCCTGTACACGACGACGCCGTACTACATCGGCTGGCTGAAGAAGGAATTGCACGATCGTGCGGACGGCACGCACATCGACGTGATCAACTTTCGCTCGGTGGATAACCCCGCGTTCTCCCGCGAGGAGTACGAGGAGCGTCGCGCGACCATGCCCGCGTGGAAGTTCACGATGTTCTACGACGGCATGTTCACGAGGCCCGCCGGGCTGATCTACGACGCGTACGACCCCGACACGCACGTCGTCGAGTCCTTCCCCATCCCAGAGAACTGGCCGTGCTACCTCGGCCTCGACTTCGGCGGCGTCAACACGGCCGCCGTAAAGATCGCGCACGACCAGGACGCCGACGTGTACTACGTGTACGAGGAGTACCACGCCGGTCGCCTCACCGCCGCCGGGCACGTCAACGCCCTCACAGCAGGTGAGCCACGCCCGTTCACGGCGTACGGTGGTGCGCCCAGCGAGCAGAACTGGCGAGACGAATTCACGCAGGCGAGCCTCACCGTCCACCAACCACCCGTCTCCGAGGTGGAAGTCGGGATCGACCGCGTGTACGCCCTCCTCAAGACGAACCGCCTCCGCTTCTTCAACACCCTCGAAGGACTCGTCGGCAACGACGAACACGCCGGAGACATGGAATCCTACGCGCGCGTCCTCAACGACGAAGGCGAACCCACCGAAGCGATCGACGAGAAGAGCACCTGGCACCGCCTCAACGCCCTACGGTACATCTGCACGCACCTCGCCGAACCACCCGTCGAAGACGAGCCACCGTACTCGTACAGTTAA
- a CDS encoding HNH endonuclease yields the protein MISKPVSLIERRNNRVYCSECVKHARGRKGFYTDDPKAFSPALRTAIRKRDGHACQACGRTQAEAGTLHVHHIDYDKYNNNPMNLIALCRVCHGQTNFGTESWQARLQAQMTARFV from the coding sequence ATGATTTCGAAGCCAGTGAGCCTCATCGAGCGGCGGAACAATCGCGTCTACTGCTCGGAGTGCGTCAAGCACGCGCGAGGCCGCAAGGGGTTCTACACGGATGACCCGAAGGCGTTCAGCCCAGCGTTGCGCACGGCGATCCGGAAGCGGGACGGGCACGCCTGCCAGGCGTGCGGTCGAACGCAAGCCGAGGCGGGCACGCTGCACGTTCACCACATCGACTACGACAAGTACAACAACAACCCGATGAACTTGATCGCCTTGTGCAGGGTGTGCCACGGGCAGACGAACTTCGGGACGGAATCGTGGCAGGCGAGGTTGCAAGCGCAGATGACGGCGCGATTCGTGTAG